In a single window of the uncultured Pseudodesulfovibrio sp. genome:
- a CDS encoding cupin domain-containing protein, which translates to MKVIKYTDVDPVELKVAGPGVTGRVVIGKDDDDVNFCMRVIELEPGAQIPPHSHPWEHQQFYHAGTGYVVRDGEKLPLGPGSVVYVAPDEEHHVVNTGDEPMVLVCLIPKGIPEI; encoded by the coding sequence ATGAAGGTTATCAAGTATACGGACGTGGACCCGGTGGAGTTGAAGGTGGCCGGACCGGGCGTGACCGGGCGAGTGGTCATCGGCAAGGATGACGACGACGTCAATTTCTGCATGCGGGTCATAGAACTCGAACCCGGTGCGCAGATCCCGCCGCATTCCCATCCGTGGGAGCATCAGCAGTTCTATCACGCGGGGACCGGCTATGTGGTCAGGGACGGCGAAAAGCTCCCCCTGGGGCCGGGCAGCGTGGTTTACGTGGCTCCGGACGAGGAGCACCACGTCGTGAACACCGGCGACGAACCCATGGTCCTTGTCTGCCTCATCCCCAAAGGCATCCCGGAGATATAG
- a CDS encoding HD domain-containing phosphohydrolase: MVIEHLAGRDDAVLKILKITDEVNQLKDVDTILDKILHESRSFSGADAGSIFLVDNDRLIFSYVQNDTLFKTEAANAALYQNFGIPISEDSIVGYVAKTRQSLSIDDAYELDPTLPFSFNKSFDEKSGFRTTSMLTIPLIAQESRLVGVMQLINAKNESGAVVPFSDEAKTYIPLFCNNASVAIERGIMNRELILRMMQMAELRDPAETGAHVQRVGAYCAEIYGTWAARRGYRAKEIKNTRDNLRLAAMLHDVGKVGISDAILKKPAKLTDEEYDIMKWHTIYGARLFKNQTSELDRMSMEIALYHHEKWAGRGYPSIPLDQVWTNEPKLGGAPMNGESIPLSARICAVADVYDALASPRSYKDPFPDEKCLGILEKDAGTHFDPEVVEIFLEIFDVIKAIRDKWVETPGI; the protein is encoded by the coding sequence ATGGTCATAGAGCACCTGGCGGGCCGTGATGACGCGGTATTGAAAATCCTCAAGATCACGGATGAGGTCAACCAACTCAAGGATGTGGACACGATCCTGGACAAGATACTTCATGAATCCAGGAGTTTTTCCGGTGCGGACGCAGGATCCATCTTTCTGGTGGACAACGACCGGCTGATTTTCAGCTACGTACAGAACGATACCCTGTTCAAGACCGAAGCTGCCAACGCCGCCCTGTATCAGAATTTCGGCATCCCCATCAGCGAGGATTCCATCGTGGGCTACGTGGCCAAGACCCGGCAAAGCCTGTCCATCGACGATGCCTACGAGTTGGACCCGACCCTGCCTTTCTCCTTCAACAAGTCCTTTGACGAAAAGTCCGGCTTCCGCACCACCAGCATGCTGACCATCCCGCTCATCGCCCAGGAGAGCCGGTTGGTCGGGGTCATGCAGCTGATCAACGCCAAGAACGAGTCGGGAGCGGTGGTTCCCTTCTCGGACGAGGCCAAGACCTACATCCCGCTGTTTTGCAACAACGCTTCGGTGGCTATCGAGCGCGGCATCATGAACCGCGAACTCATCCTGCGCATGATGCAGATGGCCGAGCTGCGCGACCCGGCCGAGACCGGGGCGCACGTCCAGCGGGTGGGTGCCTATTGTGCGGAAATCTACGGCACCTGGGCGGCCCGAAGGGGCTACCGTGCCAAGGAGATCAAGAACACCCGGGACAATCTGCGTCTGGCCGCCATGCTTCACGACGTGGGCAAGGTCGGCATATCCGACGCCATCCTCAAGAAGCCGGCCAAGCTGACCGACGAGGAATACGACATCATGAAATGGCACACGATCTACGGTGCCAGGCTCTTCAAGAACCAGACCTCGGAGCTGGACCGGATGTCCATGGAGATCGCGCTCTACCACCACGAAAAATGGGCGGGGCGGGGCTACCCGTCCATCCCTCTAGATCAGGTCTGGACCAATGAGCCGAAGCTCGGCGGCGCGCCCATGAACGGCGAGTCCATTCCCTTGTCGGCGCGTATTTGCGCGGTGGCCGACGTATACGACGCCCTGGCGTCACCCCGGTCCTACAAGGATCCGTTCCCCGACGAGAAGTGCCTGGGGATTCTGGAAAAGGACGCGGGTACCCATTTCGATCCCGAGGTGGTGGAAATCTTTTTGGAAATCTTCGACGTCATCAAGGCCATCCGCGACAAGTGGGTGGAAACCCCCGGAATCTAG
- a CDS encoding HD domain-containing protein, producing MANSDMKLYDYVDPVDAECVRRETEELMREFFPDYDGRIFHRAFADVQRLFVGRYPGYRASNTKYHNFEHTCSVVLASARLIYGAMTRDESFSEQDCLKGLLAALFHDVGLIQDVDDTQGTGAKHTVGHEERSIQFMRCYLAGVLDEQGIEDIADCIRCTILAMSPAKIVFRTEAMRRMGHFTGTADLLAQIADRYYLEKLLMLFEEFKEAKLPGYGNALDLAVKTRSFYKDVARKRLDGEFRGADRYMLDYFRSRQKVDKDLYREAIDNNLAYLDKILAECNDDLDKFTARLRRSNGQEPFC from the coding sequence ATGGCGAATTCTGATATGAAGCTCTACGATTATGTGGACCCGGTGGACGCGGAGTGCGTCCGAAGGGAGACCGAAGAACTCATGCGCGAGTTCTTCCCCGACTACGACGGCCGGATATTCCACCGCGCCTTTGCCGACGTGCAACGGCTTTTCGTGGGGCGCTATCCCGGCTACCGGGCGAGCAACACCAAATATCACAACTTCGAGCACACCTGTTCCGTGGTCCTGGCCTCGGCGCGGCTGATCTACGGAGCCATGACCCGGGACGAGTCCTTTTCGGAGCAGGACTGTCTCAAGGGGCTGCTGGCTGCACTGTTTCACGATGTCGGACTCATCCAGGACGTGGACGATACCCAGGGGACCGGGGCCAAGCACACCGTGGGACACGAGGAGCGTTCCATCCAGTTCATGCGCTGCTATCTGGCCGGGGTGCTGGACGAGCAGGGCATCGAGGACATTGCCGACTGCATCCGCTGCACCATTCTGGCCATGTCGCCTGCAAAAATCGTTTTCCGGACCGAGGCCATGCGCAGGATGGGTCACTTCACGGGCACTGCGGACCTTCTGGCCCAGATAGCCGACCGCTACTATCTTGAAAAGCTGTTGATGCTCTTCGAGGAGTTCAAGGAGGCCAAGCTGCCGGGGTACGGCAACGCCCTGGATCTGGCCGTCAAGACGCGCTCCTTCTACAAGGACGTGGCCCGTAAGCGGCTGGACGGGGAATTTCGGGGAGCGGACCGGTACATGCTCGACTATTTCCGCTCGCGACAGAAGGTCGACAAGGATCTTTATCGTGAAGCCATCGACAATAACCTGGCCTACCTGGACAAGATATTGGCCGAATGCAACGACGACCTGGACAAATTCACGGCCCGGCTCAGGCGGAGCAACGGCCAGGAGCCTTTCTGTTGA